CCGCACCTGAAGATCTCCCATGCCATGGTGCTCAACGAGGTCGACCAGGGCGGGGATGCCAGGAGACGGGTCGAGGACCTGATCGAGGACTCCCGTCAGACACCGCAGCAGAAGGAGCATCTGCAGGACCGGGCCGACGAGATCTTCCAGACCCTGACCGACACCGGGGTCATCGAGACCGAACGGAACCCCGACGGCGGCCTGGACTACTTCACGACCGTGGACCTGCCCGAGGATTTCGCCCTGGACCAGCCCCTCTCGCCCTTCCTGCTGGCCGCCCTGGAGCTGCTGGATCCCGAGGACCCTGACTACGACATGAATCTGCTCTCCATGGTCGAGGCCACCCTGGAGGATCCCCGGCAGATTCTCAAGGCCCAGCAGCGGCAGGCCCGTGACGCGGCCATCCAGCAGATGAAGGAGGATGGCCTGGAGTACGAGGAACGGATGGAGCGTCTGCAGGAGGTGACCTGGCCCAAGCCCCTGGAGGAGCTGCTGGGGGAGGCCTTCGACCGCTACCGTCGGGATGTTCCCTGGGCCAACGACTATGAGATCCACCCCAAGTCCGTTCTGCGGGACATGATCGAGACGGCCTCGGACTTCAACGGCTACATCGCCCGCTACGGAATATCCCGGTCTGAGGGGACCCTGCTGCGATACCTGTCCGATGCCTATCGGGCGCTCAGCAGGACGGTCCCCGAAGAGTTCATGGATGAGCGACTGGAGGACATCCTGGCCTGGCTGGGACTTATTGTGCGCTCGGTGGACTCCAGCCTGGTGGATGAGTGGGAGGCCGCGGGCAGGGCTGAAAATGGCGAAGTCGCAAGCGGCCTGGATGCTGCCCCACCCAAGGTGGAGAACCAGGTGGTGACGGACCGGCGGGGACTGACCCTGCTGGTGCGCAACGCCATGTTCCAGCGGGTGGAGTTGGTGGCCGCCGACCGGCCGGAGGCCCTGGCCGACCTGGATGCGGACTGGGGCTATGGCCTGCGGGCCTGGAGCGACGCACTGGACGACCTTTACGAGGACCATGAGCAGATTCTGACCGATGCCCAGGCCAGGTCCTCGGACTTCTTCAGCCTGGATGACCGTGACGAGCGCCAGGGGCACACCTGGCGGGTCCGGCAGATCTTCGACGACGTCGAGGGTGAACGCGACTGGGGCATCGCCGGCATCGTGGACCTGGATGCCACCCAGGAGAGCGGCCAGGTGGTCTTCAAGGAATACCGGGCGGTACCTATCGAGGAACTGATGGACCTCTAGCCCCGGGGCATTACAGGACCTTGGAGAGGAAGGACTGCAGACGAGGGCTCTGCGGATGGCCGAAGATCTGCTCGGGCGTGCCCTCCTCCTCGATGATCCCGGCATCGGTGAAGATCACCCTGGAGGAGACCTCCCGGGCGAAGGCCATCTCGTGGGTGACCAGAATCATGGTCATGCCGCCCTCTGCCAGGGAGCGGATGACTTCAAGCACGTCGCCCACCATCTCCGGATCCAGGGCCGAGGTGGCCTCGTCGAAGAGCATGATGTCCGGGTGCATGGCCAGTGCGCGGGCGATGGCCACACGCTGCTGCTGCCCGCCTGACAGGTCCGTGGGCCGTGCGTCAGCCTTCTCCTGAAGCCCTACGGTCTCCAGCAGGTCCAGGGCCTGTTGCCGTGCATCCTCCTTGGGTGTCTTGTGCAACATGTGGGGGGCCAGCATGATGTTTTCGGCCACGCTCATGTTGGGGAAGAGGTTGAAGTGCTGGAAGACCATGCCCACGTGTTCGCGCAGCTTGTCGATGTCGGTCTTTGGATCGGAAATGTCGATTCCATAGACGCTGATGGTGCCCGAGGTCGGCATCTCCAGGGCGTTGATGCAGCGCAGCAGGGTGGACTTGCCCGCGCCCGAGGGGCCGATGATGGAGATGACCTCTCCAGGCTTGACCTCCATGTCGATCCCCTTGAGGACCTCGGTGTCGCCGTAGCGCTTGTGCAGGTCGCGGATGGATACGGCCGCCTGGGACTCTCCCTGGTTGCGGTGACTTTGGTTCTGACGGATGCGACGGGTCAGTCGTCCGGTGTCCATGTCCGGGTCCTCGAAGTTCATCGATGCAGCCTCCTATCGAGCATATTGGCCATCCAGGTCAGGGCGCTGATGGCGACGAAGTAGATGACGCCCACCATGAACAGGGTTTCGGTCACGCGGAAGTTGGCCGCGTAGATCTGCTGGGCCTGGTAGAGCAGTTCGCCGAAGCCGATGGCCAGCAACAGGGAGGAATCCTTGAGCATGATGACCAGCTGGTTGATGATGGAGGGCGAGGCGATTCTGACGGCCTGGGGCAGGATGACCCGGCGCAGGGCCATGCGACGGGTCAGGCCCAGGCTGCGGGCCCCCTCCATCTGCCCGACGTCCACCGAGTCGATGGCTCCGCGCACGATCTCGACAAGGTAGGCTCCGGAGTTCAGGGACAGGGTCAGTGCGCCGGCCAGCCAGATGCTGATGCGGTGGCCGATCAGCTGGGGGACGCCCAGGTAGAAGAAGAAAGCCCAGACCAGGACGGGTGTGCCTCTGAAGACCGCGACGTAGATGCGGGCAATCCAGGACAGAATCCGGTTGGGGCTGATCCGCCACAGTCCTAGGATGATACCGATGGCCAGGGCGATGACGAATGATATGGCCGTGATGGCCAGGGTGTTGCGCAGGCCCAGCATCAGGGAGGGGAATGCCTGACGGACCAGCTCGAAGAATCCTGGCCGGGATGCGGAGGCACTCTTGCTGGAATGGCTGCCGCCCACATAGGAATCGACCAGTTTTTTATAGCTGCCGTCGGCTTTCATCTTGGCCAGACCCTCGTTGAAGGCGGCCACAAACTCCTTGTTCTCGCCCTTGCGGACGGCTGCTCCATAGGAGGCGCCAGGTTCCTTCTTGGTAACGGTCTTCAGCCCATTGCCCTGGGCGATGCCGTAGGCCAGGACCGGGTAGTCGTCAATGACCGCTTGTGCATTTCCGGACTTGACCATCTCATACATGGTGGAGGACTGGTCCACCGCCTTGACAGTAAAGCCGTACTGGTCTGCCCGCTGCTTGGCGAATGCCTCGCCCTCGCTGCCGGTCTTGACGGCCACCACGCTGCCCCGCAGATCCTTGTAGCTGTGGATCTGGTCGTTGTCCTTGGCGATGGCCATCTGCACGCCGGAGTCGAAATAGGGATCGGTGAAGTCGTAGACCTGCTTGCGCTGGTCGGTGATGGTCATGCCTGCTATGACCACATCGGCCTGCTGGGAATTCAAGGCCTGTAGGGCGGCGTTGAAGCCCAGGGACTGGATCTGCACTGAGAACCCCTCGATGTCGGCGATTTTGCGAATCAGATCCATGT
The window above is part of the Bifidobacterium asteroides DSM 20089 genome. Proteins encoded here:
- a CDS encoding amino acid ABC transporter ATP-binding protein, coding for MNFEDPDMDTGRLTRRIRQNQSHRNQGESQAAVSIRDLHKRYGDTEVLKGIDMEVKPGEVISIIGPSGAGKSTLLRCINALEMPTSGTISVYGIDISDPKTDIDKLREHVGMVFQHFNLFPNMSVAENIMLAPHMLHKTPKEDARQQALDLLETVGLQEKADARPTDLSGGQQQRVAIARALAMHPDIMLFDEATSALDPEMVGDVLEVIRSLAEGGMTMILVTHEMAFAREVSSRVIFTDAGIIEEEGTPEQIFGHPQSPRLQSFLSKVL
- a CDS encoding amino acid ABC transporter substrate-binding protein/permease; this translates as MIATHVRQRWTSGPGRWAVGLLALVLGLSALIAAPLATPAQAAQDSPAAQAVNGRTFRVATDTTFAPFEFRDSSGNLVGIDMDLIRKIADIEGFSVQIQSLGFNAALQALNSQQADVVIAGMTITDQRKQVYDFTDPYFDSGVQMAIAKDNDQIHSYKDLRGSVVAVKTGSEGEAFAKQRADQYGFTVKAVDQSSTMYEMVKSGNAQAVIDDYPVLAYGIAQGNGLKTVTKKEPGASYGAAVRKGENKEFVAAFNEGLAKMKADGSYKKLVDSYVGGSHSSKSASASRPGFFELVRQAFPSLMLGLRNTLAITAISFVIALAIGIILGLWRISPNRILSWIARIYVAVFRGTPVLVWAFFFYLGVPQLIGHRISIWLAGALTLSLNSGAYLVEIVRGAIDSVDVGQMEGARSLGLTRRMALRRVILPQAVRIASPSIINQLVIMLKDSSLLLAIGFGELLYQAQQIYAANFRVTETLFMVGVIYFVAISALTWMANMLDRRLHR